One region of Kazachstania africana CBS 2517 chromosome 3, complete genome genomic DNA includes:
- the HAP3 gene encoding Hap3p (similar to Saccharomyces cerevisiae HAP3 (YBL021C); ancestral locus Anc_8.167) — MNEGDLNSSNMASHHSELREQDRWLPINNVSRLMKNTLPPTAKVSKDAKECMQECVSEFISFVTSEASDRCAADKRKTINGEDILVSLHALGFENYAEVLKIYLAKYRQQQALRNQQQQPSESDGSESNE, encoded by the coding sequence ATGAATGAAGGTGATCTTAATAGTAGTAATATGGCCTCTCATCATTCGGAGTTGAGAGAGCAAGATAGGTGGCTCCCAATAAACAATGTGTCGAGATTGATGAAAAACACACTGCCACCAACTGCAAAGGTCTCAAAGGACGCTAAAGAATGCATGCAAGAATGTGTCAGTGAGTTCATATCTTTTGTAACGAGCGAGGCAAGTGACAGGTGCGCTGCTGACAAGAGAAAGACCATAAATGGTGAGGACATTTTGGTATCTTTACATGCTCTCGGTTTTGAGAACTATGCAGAAGTATTGAAGATATACTTAGCCAAATACAGACAGCAGCAGGCATTGAGAAatcaacaacagcaacCGAGTGAGAGCGACGGGAGTGAAAGTAACGAATAG
- the RFT1 gene encoding glycolipid translocation protein (similar to Saccharomyces cerevisiae RFT1 (YBL020W); ancestral locus Anc_8.166), which translates to MDEKHATSGNILLKSAKGATFLVLGQLFTKMSTFLLNSLLIRFLSPRIFGITTFLEFLLNTILFFSREAIRLSVWRISDSKTNLQNVFNFGYLSIFIGIPLSIVLTVWQYNNINSYFVNLPFFNWSILIIWLSGLLELLSEPFFILNQFMLNYSKRSKFESLGVLLGCLVNFAIITGFERDWIIFTSLDNQNSDMIKEGIAIFAFAMGKLTHSLTLLCCYFFDHISNFHGKGDVSLKLTKINKSFYFESKIFSHFKKVYFQLCFKHLLTEGDKLVINKLCTVEEQGIYSLLSNYGSLITRLLFAPIEESLRLFLTKLLSTSKSNKNLNMSVEVLLNLLKFYTYLSLLIIIFGPVNSSFILQFLIGSKWSTTSILHTIRTYCFYLPFLAMNGILEAFFQSIATGDEILIHSYIMMVFSGIFLCSCWVLIEYLKLSIDGLIFSNIINMSLRIAYCGQYLLRFYRKLDSEKNSILVNLSKFRLICFSALVVCSINWCFIGYVKNFKQFFVNVLLATILLCIILLKERTALKQLIGIRKVDDSKDI; encoded by the coding sequence ATGGACGAGAAACATGCTACATCTGGTAATATCCTGTTGAAGTCAGCTAAAGGTGCGACCTTTTTAGTGCTTGGTCAGCTCTTTACCAAGATGTCTACCTTTTTATTGAATAGTTTACTCATAAGATTTCTATCCCCAAGAATCTTTGGTATAACAACTTTTTTGGAGTTTCTATTGAATACTATACTGTTCTTTAGTAGAGAGGCTATAAGACTCTCTGTATGGCGTATTTCTGACAGTAAGacaaatttacaaaatgtattcaattttggatATCTGTCAATTTTCATTGGTATTCCACTATCAATTGTACTGACGGTTTGGCAGTACAATAATATAAACAgttattttgtaaatttgcCATTCTTCAACTGGTCCATATTGATTATCTGGTTAAGTGGTCTTTTGGAATTATTAAGCgaaccatttttcattttgaacCAATTTATGCTAAATTATTCGAAAAGatccaaatttgaaagtcTTGGGGTACTGTTAGGTTGTTTAGTAAATTTTGCCATCATTACTGGCTTTGAGCGTGACTGGATTATATTTACAAGCCTTGACAACCAAAATAGTGATATGATCAAAGAAGGTATTGCTATATTTGCATTTGCAATGGGTAAATTAACTCATTCTTTAACATTATTATGTTGCTATTTTTTCGATCACATCAGCAACTTTCATGGGAAAGGTGATGTCAGTTTAAAGTTAACAAAGATAAATAAATCATTCTATTTTGAATCGAAGATTTTTAGCCATTTTAAAAAAGTCTATTTCCAACTTTGTTTTAAACATTTATTGACAGAAGGTGACAAATTGGTCATCAATAAGTTATGTACTGTAGAAGAACAAGGAATTTACtctcttctttcaaattatggTTCATTGATAACCAGACTTTTATTCGCACCAATCGAGGAATCTCTACGTCTGTTTTTGACTAAGTTGCTATCAACATCAAAGAGCAACAAAAACTTGAATATGTCAGTTGAAGTCTTACTCAATTTACTCAAGTTTTACACGTATCTTTCACTTTtaataattatttttggaCCAGTTAACTCGTCTTTCatccttcaatttttgataggATCTAAATGGTCAACTACATCTATCCTTCACACTATACGAACATACTGCTTCTATTTACCATTTTTGGCAATGAACGGTATCCTCGAAGCATTCTTTCAAAGTATTGCCACCggtgatgaaattttgattcattcCTACATAATGATGGTATTTTCAGGTATCTTCCTCTGCAGTTGTTGGGTCTTGatagaatatttaaaaCTTTCTATCGATGGCCTTATTTTCAgtaatattattaacaTGTCTCTTCGTATAGCATACTGTGGACAATACCTTCTTAGATTTTATAGAAAGCTGgattctgaaaaaaattctattCTCGTCAACTTAAGTAAATTCAGATTAATCTGTTTCTCAGCGCTGGTTGTATGCTCAATTAATTGGTGTTTTATTGGATATGTCAAGAATTTCAAACAATTCTTTGTGAATGTTCTTTTGGCCACTATCTTGCTGTGCATAATATTGCTGAAGGAAAGAACAGCTCTTAAACAATTAATTGGCATAAGAAAAGTTGatgattcaaaagatatttAG
- the APN2 gene encoding DNA-(apurinic or apyrimidinic site) lyase APN2 (similar to Saccharomyces cerevisiae APN2 (YBL019W); ancestral locus Anc_8.165), translating to MAQCTDIPDKQDNDNVLRLVTFNVNAIGTFFHYDPFSRMNNSLLDVFDYLKADIITFQEMKIDQRSITKWGKINSFYSFISIPRSKKGYSGVGCWIRIPPEDHPLHHKLKVLKAEEGITGALSVKISRDKTVKYRDDPTVGIGGYEMIDENEALHIDSEGRCVMVELACNLVVISVYCPANSGLTDEGELFRLKFLRLLFKRVRNLEALGKRTVLMGDLNVCRDLIDQAAGLEDSSIKLGPTDTGSAIEKQYPLEAKEFIMNPDVPHRRLMNHMLTDSIIPELAKDGILVDSTRYIQGRERLKMYTVWNSLKNYRPNNFGSRVDFILISDHIKKLLVDGNILPDVMGSDHCPIYADLDISSLNSSCGPSGNVNIPKFECRYKYDLLNHNVLAMFSKMSSTHSSENLALSKKVTKPRKVPRSKSIDKFFERSIPDSSVIDKPTIHEEVIQPPKPLTTSKVKRETLSFKDIFGKPPLCKHGEEAILKTSRTAANPGKRFWACHRPQGDSNNKGGSCGFFQWV from the coding sequence ATGGCACAATGTACGGATATTCCAGATAAGCAGGACAATGACAACGTGCTCAGGCTTGTGACTTTCAATGTAAACGCCATAGGTACCTTTTTCCACTACGATCCTTTTTCTAGGATGAATAATAGTTTACTTGACGtatttgattatttgaaaGCTGATATTATTACATTTCAAGAGATGAAGATAGATCAAAGATCTATAACCAAGTGGGGTAAAATCAACTCATTCTATTCATTTATATCTATCCCAAGATCGAAGAAAGGCTACTCTGGTGTGGGTTGCTGGATAAGAATACCACCGGAGGATCACCCACTGCATCACAAATTAAAAGTGCTTAAAGCAGAGGAAGGTATAACAGGGGCTCTTAGTgtcaaaatatcaagagaTAAAACTGTAAAATATAGAGATGATCCAACCGTTGGCATTGGTGGGTACGAAATGATAGACGAAAACGAAGCGTTACACATCGATTCAGAGGGACGGTGTGTAATGGTAGAGTTAGCGTGTAATCTTGTAGTCATCTCTGTCTATTGTCCTGCGAACTCTGGTTTGACCGATGAGGGTGAATTATTCAGGTTAAAATTCCTGAGgcttcttttcaaaagagtGAGAAACCTGGAAGCTCTCGGCAAAAGGACTGTTCTTATGGGTGATCTAAATGTATGTCGTGATCTGATTGACCAAGCCGCTGGCCTAGAGGATTCCTCAATAAAACTTGGTCCAACTGATACAGGAAGTGCAATCGAGAAGCAGTATCCTCTAGAGGCtaaagaatttatcatGAATCCCGATGTTCCACATAGAAGACTAATGAATCATATGTTAACCGATTCAATAATTCCTGAACTGGCAAAAGACGGCATTCTAGTCGACTCAACAAGATATATACAAGGAAGAGAACGACTTAAAATGTATACTGTATggaattcattaaaaaattataggCCAAACAATTTTGGCTCTAGGGTGGATTTTATCTTAATAAGTGAccatataaaaaaattattagtgGATGGAAACATACTTCCAGATGTTATGGGCTCCGATCATTGTCCAATCTATGCAGACCTTGATATTAGCTCCCTTAATAGTAGCTGCGGCCCTTCTGGCAATGTAAATATCCCCAAATTCGAGTGCAGATACAAATATGATTTACTAAATCACAATGTGTTGGCAatgttttcaaaaatgtcaaGTACTCATTCATCAGAAAACCTAGCATTGTCAAAAAAGGTTACAAAACCTAGAAAAGTTCCAAGGAGTAAGTCAATCGACAAGTTTTTTGAACGGTCAATTCCAGACTCTTCTGTCATTGATAAACCTACAATTCACGAGGAAGTGATTCAACCACCGAAGCCACTCACTACCTCAAAGGTAAAAAGAGAAACGCTATCATTCAAAGACATTTTTGGTAAACCTCCATTGTGCAAGCATGGTGAAGAGGCTATTCTGAAAACATCCAGAACAGCCGCAAATCCTGGCAAAAGATTTTGGGCGTGTCATCGACCACAAGGggattcaaataataaaggCGGTTCATGCGGGTTCTTCCAGTGGGTATAA
- the POP8 gene encoding ribonuclease P (similar to Saccharomyces cerevisiae POP8 (YBL018C); ancestral locus Anc_8.164) — MVGQTKFSKEWIFLKVLLTSRDENFDSEVQLDLLTWKQWVNNALRRSYGIFGEGLEYYFMNQEQKIAFFKVNSKDEEQFSSAIATYTSTDELVGSPLVASIIQKTSRLSDLECNKDDELWMRREEEELEF; from the exons ATGGTTGGGcaaacaaaattttctaaagaATGGATATTCCTCAAAGTGTTATT AACATCTCGAGATGAAAACTTTGATTCGGAAGTACAATTAGACTTATTGACTTGGAAACAATGGGTAAATAATGCATTGAGGCGATCATACGGTATCTTTGGAGAAGGACTTGAATACTATTTTATGAATCAAGAACAGAAAATTGcctttttcaaagttaaTTCCAAAGACGAAGAACAGTTCTCATCTGCCATTGCAACATATACATCTACAGACGAATTGGTTGGGTCCCCGTTAGTAGCTTCAATTATTCAGAAGACATCCAGACTATCTGATTTGGAATGTAACAAAGATGACGAGCTCTGGATGAGGAGGGAAGAGGAGGAGCTAGAGTTTTGA
- the PEP1 gene encoding type I sorting receptor (similar to Saccharomyces cerevisiae PEP1 (YBL017C); ancestral locus Anc_8.163) — translation MRQLQLRVFLSLLLSLLELVAAFTPKVTKSKSSNSFTIEVFDDSTTLLRLEDANVLITTDNGATWDTVDKIDGKALWLGIDEFHSHDRAIVTVENNKFYITEDQGKSWQLIELDLPENEEGQCFISTHPTNKDYFGVHCSLCAKANESGNRDHQKGNTHEDGKKGHDSENDDKNKEHQKEDTHEDGEKDHFRKRFEDTSLKRRGLNQFAEIGKNLITELGDMFDDLFSSDDETFTCEGIYLVSFDHGKTFTGIATQDDSQSKKSQYTETSCSFIKSGEDLKIPSNDESTLFCKYQKTFFNKKKGDLIEDSTELFTVSNKGKVVKSLEFFNDKTVNHYKILESSVVVVTQDDKFNRNSPKKVWVSRDFINFNQAYIPTQLRYTVSGQISEDSLGRIILPIVRRESDDERSKERFSEILISDSTGLKFETLRWARTGGRTFTHVSKLDFLKGTMISSSFGPTSFERVGDSEHAFSDRITKITVDAGANWQNLKIVDPENKSFFSCDIDDVENCSLQTSRVFDTPTAGILVSIGTVSGTSEVDPNDQQTFISRDGGLTWQLIFKFPTLCETGDMGNVIIAVPFNPDEDGDPESEIYYSLDHGHTWAEYQLQEPIIPFEIVSTTPDGSGVKFILNGFDLANNMLTMTNFIYTIDFTDAFDKKTCGKNDYERWDLAEGKCVNGMKYNYMRRNKDAKCLINAVFEDLKLDEEVCETCTEDDYECAFEFSRNDNGECVPDDRLMSISGLCNNKQGQKIKLKPMVLRTRNKCKKELDISLVEVSCGDRSGSGNGENKILVTENTFEDNIIFYQYFDTSSDESLILGTSSYDFYVSHDGGETNEKIDTNGEQIIEIVFNPFFSETAYFFGSRGTLFVTHDKGHSFFTTKLPDAVQLTLPLDFHAKDKNSFVYYGGEDCESILSPQCHAVAYITRDGGRSFSKLLDNSVHCEFAGSKYQDPYDKNLIICQVKERNSDKRSLVSSTDYFKNDKKILYDNIVGFMTSGDYSIVAVTHGDRELRAYVTQDGDEFAEAKLPRDLAELRQQTFTVLGSETGAIFLHMTTNNEMSQANGDLLKSNSNGTSFVTLQKGVNRDLYGRVDFEKIQGLEGIILINSVDNAENLVDTKQEKKLKTKITFNDGADWTYLTPPSRDWQGNKYKCNSKSLEKCSLNLHGYTERTDIRDTYSSGSALGMMFAVGNVGEYLLPADECSTFLTIDGGNTWKEVKKGSFQWEYGDHGSILVLVPEKQVTDTLSYSLDSGKTWNDFKFTEEKILVKDIITVPQDSAMRFLLIGEATNIAGKLSRTFTIDFSNMFKRQCLLDIDDEFHDDFEYSPLSPDTECLFGHKEEYLKKIHDDCYIGHVPLYQFSRITRNCTCQRSDFECDYNYYKANDGTCRLVEGLTPLPASDVCKKDSDLIEFSEPTGYRKIPLSTCQGGLKLDANTDTKPCPGKEAEFNKKYGISGRSFLLIFFIPFLLFIFILWFIYDRGIRRNGGFSRFGEIRLDDDQLIENNNTDKVINSIVKGGLVAVSAVYSGYQLFKRSTRGLLQKFGGRWSQRRGPSYSSLMHDQFLDEADDLLAGHDEDADNLSSFMDQESNFDIEEDSQAESGTNIEHSPYTDEVHNSAQDDENDETHNSDQNAEDEEILQQVDQDDITEM, via the coding sequence TAGTCATGATAGGGCCATTGTAACTGTTGaaaacaataaattttaCATTACTGAAGACCAAGGCAAGTCTTGGCAGCTCATAGAACTAGATTTACcggaaaatgaagaaggaCAATGCTTCATCTCCACTCATCCTACAAATAAGGACTACTTCGGTGTGCACTGTAGTTTATGTGCTAAAGCTAATGAATCTGGAAATAGAGACCATCAAAAAGGAAATACTCACGAAGATGGGAAAAAGGGCCACGATTCTGAGAACGACGATAAAAACAAAGAGCATCAAAAAGAAGACACACACGAAGATGGGGAAAAGGACCATTTCAGAAAGCGTTTCGAAGATACATCTCTTAAGCGTCGTGGATTAAATCAATTCGCAGaaattggtaaaaatttgattacTGAACTAGGTGACATgtttgatgatttattttccTCTGACGATGAAACCTTCACCTGTGAGGGAATCTATCTTGTATCTTTCGATCATGGGAAAACTTTTACTGGTATTGCTACTCAGGATGATTCCCAATCTAAAAAAAGTCAATATACTGAGACATCGTGTTCGTTTATCAAATCAGGTgaagatttaaaaattcCATCCAACGATGAGTCTACGTTATTCTGCAAATATCAGAAAAccttttttaataaaaagaaaggaGATTTAATCGAAGATAGCACTGAATTATTCACTGTATCAAACAAAGGGAAAGTGGTTAAAAGtttagaatttttcaatgataaaaCTGTAAACCATTATAAGATATTAGAATCTAGTGTTGTGGTTGTAACACAAGAcgataaattcaatagaAACTCTCCAAAAAAAGTTTGGGTTTCAAGggattttatcaattttaacCAAGCTTACATTCCTACTCAATTAAGGTACACTGTCTCTGGCCAAATCTCCGAAGATTCATTGGGAAGAATTATCCTACCTATAGTGAGGCGTGAATCTGATGATGAGAGGTCAAAAGAACGATTTTCTGagattttaatttctgatTCGACCGGtcttaaatttgaaactcTCAGATGGGCACGTACAGGTGGAAGAACATTTACACATGTATCTAAATTGGATTTTCTCAAGGGCACGATGATCTCCTCATCTTTCGGTCCTACAAGCTTTGAAAGAGTGGGCGACAGTGAACATGCCTTTTCTGATAGGATTACAAAGATTACGGTAGACGCTGGTGCCAATTGGCAAAACTTAAAAATCGTAGACCCTGAAAATAAGAGTTTTTTCTCTTGTGATATTGATGACGTTGAAAACTGCTCTCTTCAAACGAGTCGTGTCTTTGACACACCAACTGCAGGTATACTAGTGTCCATAGGAACCGTTTCCGGCACATCTGAAGTTGATCCAAATGATCAACAAACCTTTATATCAAGAGACGGAGGTTTGACTTGGCAGCtgatattcaaatttccaaCATTATGTGAGACTGGTGATATGGGTAATGTCATTATTGCAGTTCCATTCAATCCAGACGAAGATGGTGATCCAGAAAgtgaaatttattattctttGGATCACGGTCATACTTGGGCGGAGTATCAGTTACAGGAACCAATTATTCCATTTGAAATAGTGAGTACCACTCCCGATGGTTCAGGTgttaaatttattttgaatgGCTTTGACCTAGCAAATAACATGCTAACAATGACCAATTTCATATATACCATAGATTTTACTGACGCCTTTGACAAGAAAACGTGCGGTAAGAATGATTATGAAAGGTGGGATTTAGCTGAGGGAAAATGTGTCAACGGTATGAAATACAACTATATGAGGAGAAACAAGGACGCAAAATGTTTGATCAATGCTGTTTTCGAAGATTTGAAGctagatgaagaagtttGTGAGACTTGTACTGAAGACGACTATGAATGCGCTTTCGAGTTTTCGAGGAATGACAATGGCGAATGTGTGCCTGATGACAGATTGATGTCAATTTCTGGTCTTTGTAATAACAAACAAGGCCAAAAAATTAAGCTAAAACCAATGGTTTTGAGGACCAGAAATAAATGTAAGAAAGAACTTGATATCTCCCTCGTTGAAGTGAGCTGTGGGGATAGATCTGGTTCGGGAAATggtgaaaataaaattttggtcACTGAAAACACCTTTGAGGACAATATTAtcttttatcaatattttgatacGTCTTCCGATGAGTCTTTAATATTGGGAACCTCAAGCTATGACTTTTATGTTTCACATGATGGTGGCGaaacaaatgaaaagattgataCAAATGGCGAAcaaatcattgaaattgtatTCAATCCATTCTTTAGTGAAACTGCTTACTTTTTTGGTTCCAGGGGAACTCTCTTTGTTACACATGATAAAGGACATAGCTTTTTTACTACAAAGTTACCTGATGCCGTACAGCTAACCCTCCCACTAGATTTTCATGCCAAGGATAAAAATTCCTTTGTTTACTATGGAGGAGAAGATTGTGAATCTATTTTGAGCCCTCAGTGTCACGCTGTTGCATATATAACAAGAGATGGTGGCCGGTCGTTCAGTAAGTTACTGGATAATAGTGTTCACTGTGAGTTCGCCGGTTCTAAATACCAAGACCCATACgataaaaatttgattatatGTCAGGTTAAGGAAAGAAATTCTGATAAGAGATCATTGGTTTCTTCCACtgattatttcaagaatgaCAAAAAAATACTATATGACAATATAGTTGGGTTCATGACATCTGGTGATTATAGTATTGTAGCCGTTACCCATGGTGATAGAGAACTAAGAGCCTACGTTACTCAAGACGGTGATGAGTTTGCAGAAGCCAAATTACCAAGAGATCTAGCTGAATTAAGGCAGCAAACGTTTACGGTCCTCGGATCTGAAACAGGCGCTATTTTCTTGCACATGACCACCAATAACGAAATGTCTCAAGCTAATGGAGACCTACTAAAATCTAATTCAAATGGTACCTCTTTTGTAACTTTGCAAAAAGGCGTGAACAGAGATTTGTATGGGCGtgttgattttgaaaagattcaagGGCTTGAAGGAATCATTCTGATTAATTCTGTTGATAATGCTGAGAATTTAGTAGATAccaaacaagaaaaaaaacttaAGACGAAAATCACCTTCAATGATGGGGCAGATTGGACCTACTTAACTCCCCCATCGAGAGACTGGCAAggaaataaatataaatgtaATTCCAAGTCGCTGGAAAAATGTTCCTTGAATTTGCATGGATACACTGAAAGAACTGATATTAGAGACACCTATTCCTCTGGTTCAGCATTGGGTATGATGTTTGCTGTTGGGAATGTAGGTGAATATCTACTACCTGCTGATGAGTGTTCCACATTTTTAACTATCGATGGTGGCAATACCTGGAAAGAAGTAAAGAAAGGTTCATTCCAATGGGAGTATGGTGATCACGGTAGTATTTTAGTTTTGGTTCCAGAAAAACAGGTGACAGACACATTATCATATTCTCTGGATTCAGGCAAAACTTGGAATGACTTTAAATTTACAGAggagaaaattttggtgaaaGATATTATTACAGTTCCCCAGGATTCGGCCATGAGATTCTTATTGATCGGAGAAGCTACAAATATTGCTGGTAAGTTATCACGCACTTTTACGATTGACTTCTCTAATATGTTCAAAAGGCAATGCCTTCTCGATATTGACGATGAGTTTCATGATGATTTTGAGTATAGCCCACTTTCCCCTGACACAGAATGCCTATTTGGACACAAggaagaatatttgaaaaagatacaCGATGACTGTTACATTGGACATGTCCCACTATATCAATTTTCTAGGATTACCAGAAATTGTACCTGTCAAAGGAGCGATTTTGAGTGTGATTATAATTACTACAAGGCTAACGATGGCACCTGTAGATTGGTGGAGGGTTTAACTCCCTTACCAGCTTCAGATGTCTGTAAAAAAGATTCGGActtaattgaattttctgaaCCCACTGGCTATAGGAAAATACCGCTTTCCACTTGTCAGGGAGGCTTGAAACTGGACGCTAATACCGACACGAAGCCATGCCCTGGTAAAGAAGCTGAATTCAACAAAAAGTACGGGATTAGTGGAAGATCCTTCcttttgatcttttttaTTCCTTTCTTACTATTCATCTTTATCCTCTGGTTCATTTATGATCGCGGTATAAGAAGAAACGGTGgattttcaagatttggTGAAATTAGATTAGATGATGAccaattgattgaaaataataacacGGATAAAGTGATTAATTCAATTGTAAAGGGTGGACTTGTCGCGGTATCTGCTGTCTATTCTGGTTACCAATTGTTTAAACGTTCAACTAGAGGGCTTCTGCAAAAATTTGGCGGTAGATGGTCTCAAAGGCGTGGCCCTAGTTACTCATCTTTAATGCAtgatcaatttttggatgAAGCGGATGATCTGTTAGCTGGGCATGACGAAGATGCTGACAATTTATCAAGCTTCATGGATCAAGAAagtaattttgatatagaagaagattcaCAAGCTGAGTCTGGTACAAACATAGAGCATAGCCCATATACTGATGAGGTGCATAACTCAGCTCaggatgatgaaaatgatgagaCGCATAACTCAGATCAGAAtgctgaagatgaagagatTCTTCAACAAGTTGATCAAGATGACATTACAGAGATGTGA